The nucleotide sequence AAGCGCGCGGCTGTTCTCGGATGGCTGGTGGAATGCCACGCTGGCCGCAGTAAAAGCCGGCGCCGAACACGGCGTTGATATTGGTTTTTTTAACAGTCCCGGCTGGAGCCAGAGCGGCGGACCCTGGATCAAAGAGCAGCAAAGCATGCGCTACCTGGATGCTCAGGAACTGCTGGTTGAAGGACCGGGAACCGTGACAAAATCCTTTTCTCCGGTACCGCTTTTTCAACAGGTGGCTGTAATGGCTTTTCCACAGCCGGCTTATGAGGGGCAGGAGTTGTCGAAGGTATTAAAGAGTGTAACGGTCAATATCGACAGTGTGGAGATCCGCCGAGCATTTGACGGGGATACCGCAACTGTTGCCGGTTTCCCGGATAAAGTGGAACAGCCGGTTCATATTGATATCAGTGGGGATAAGGTATTTACGGCACGGTCGCTGATCCTCTGCGGACAGGGAAGCGCTTTTGCTGCTGACATTACCTTGCAGGTCAGAACAGCAGCGGGATACAGGACGGTGAAATCATTTTCTTATAACCGGACAAACCCGGCATTAAATGTAGGCTTCCGGCCCTGGGCCCCGGTGGTGATCACTTTCCCGGAACAGCAGGCGAAGGACTACCGGATCGTGCTGGATCATATAAGGGGTAAGGCCGGATTTTCGGAGATCCGGCTAACCGGCGCTGCGGCTATGGAGCGTATTGAGGAAAAACAGCTGGCAAAGATGTTTCAGACACCACTGCCGCTATGGAACGAATACCAGTGGGCATCCCAGGCGCCTGTAACGGATGCTGCCGCACGGATCGCGCCTTCCAAAGTGATAGACCTTACCGCGATGACGAGCCCTTCAGGAAAATTGAGCTGGAAAGTCCCTCCGGGCAAATGGGTGATCGTGCGTTTTGGGATGGTGCCCACCGGTGTTACCAATGCGCCTGCCACACCGGAGGGCAGGGGATACGACGTTGATAAAATGAGCCGTACTGCAATTGCGGAACACTTTAATGCATTTATCGGGAAGATCCGGAGTCGCATTCCCCAAAAAGATCAGAAAGCATTTAAGTATGTGGTGGCCGACAGTTATGAGACCGGCTCGCAAAACTGGACGGATGATTTTGCAGCCTCCTTCAGAAAAAAATATGGTTATGACCCGTTGAAATGGTTGCCGGTACTTACCGGAAGGGTTGTTGGCAGCAGGGAGCAAAGCGACCGGTTTCTCTGGGATATGCGCCGGCTGGTAGCGGACAAGGTGGCGTACGATTATGTGGGCGGATTGCGAGATGCCTGCCATGGCCAGGGATTAAGCCTGTGGCTGGAGAACTACGGACATTGGGGGTTCCCTTCCGAGTTTCTTATGTATGGCGGACAAAGCGATGAAGTAGGCGGTGAGTTCTGGGCAGAAGGTGATCTGGGAGGAATAGAATGCAGGGCGGCTTCTTCGGCGGCTCATATCTATGGTAAAACAAGTGTTTCCGGAGAATCTTTTACAGCGGCGGGCCAGCCCTATGCACGTTATCCGGCATTGCTCAAGCGGCGCGGCGACTGGTCCTTCACCGAAGGGATCAACAACACGATCTTTCATGTATATATACAACAGCCGGATGAACGGCTTCCGGGCATCAACGCCTGGTTTGGCACGGAGTTTAACCGGCACAATACCTGGTTCGGACAGGGGCAGGCATTTATAAAATACATTCACCGTTGTAACTACATGTTGCAGCAGGGAAAACCGGTGAATGATGTGGCTTATTTTATAGGCGAAGATGCACCAAAGATGACCGGTATTACTGATCCGAAATTGCCCGATGGGTTTCAGTTCGATTACATCAATGCGGAAGTAATCGAACAAAGACTCAGTGTAAAAGATGGAAAGCTGGTGTTGCCGGATGGTATGAGCTACCGGATGCTGGTATTGCCGCATCTTGAAACCATGCGCCCGGAGTTGCTCCAGAAGATTACCGAACTGGTGAAAGCCGGAGCCGTGGTGCTGGGTCCCCGTCCGTTGCGATCCCCCAGTCTGCAAAACTTTCCTGCTGCCGATCAGCGTGTACAGGCCTTGGCTGCAGCGCTCTGGGCCAATGCTGACGGGGTACACCGCAAAGTGGCCGCATTCGGAAAAGGAAAGATCATGAATGGTCTTACCATGGAGGAGGCGCTCGGTCAGATCCGGACAGCACCGGATTTTGTGAGCGGCAGACCCGGCCAGATCGCCTATACACACCGCTCCCTGGCGGATAAGGAACTTTATTTTATTTCCAACCAGACCGATACGCTGGTTGATTTTGCACCGCTCTTCCGTGACGGCAAAGGCCAGCCCTATTTTTATGATGCGGTAACCGGCAGAAAACTTAAATTAACGGATCATACACAACAACCCGGCGGCATAAAAATACCGCTGCGGCTGGACCGGTTCCAGAGCGGGTTTGTGGTGTTTCATAAGAACGAGACATTGCCGCCAGCAACCGGTGAGAATTTCCCCCGGCCTTACGAAACAATACCGGTAAAAAGTTCCTGGGTGGTTTCGTTTGATACGGCCGGCCGCGGACCGGTTGAACCGGTGGTGTTTGAACAGTTGCAGGATTGGAGCATGCATCCGGATGACCGGATCCGGAATTATTCCGGAACGGCGGTGTATAAGACGAGTTTTCAGCTGAAGCCCCTTGCCGGTAAAAAAGTATTCCTGAATCTGAATAAAGTGGTGGCTATGGCAAGGGTGCGGCTGAATGGTAAAGACCTGGGAACGGTATGGACCGCACCTTACACCGTGGATGCTACGGAAGCCGTAATAACAGGCGAAAATAAACTGGAGATCGAAGTAGTAAATACATGGGTGAACCGGATGATCGGCGACAGTAAATTACCGGAAGCCGAACGCCGCACCTGGAGCAATGTAAATACGTTTAAACCGGAATCTTCGTACATGTCTTCCGGATTGCTGGGGCCGGTACAGCTGGAGCTGGTCCGGTAGGATTGCTATGCTCTTTGTATAAAACAGCTTCCCAGAGAAGTAATGATTGTTGCAGGGATTCTGCCAGGATAAAAATAATCTTGTTGCGTTGTTGTAAGGGGCTGATTTTGAGTCGTAAAGGTATTTTCATTTTTTAAGTTAAATTTGTAGAAAATAGTTGTTATGGCAAATGTATTAGATCAGGCAATGTTCAATTATTTCACCCAGTTGAATGAGGCGGAAAAAAGGTCTGTAGTGCAAATGCTAAAAACTTTTTTAAAGGGGCGTCAGGTCACCGATGACCATATTAGCATCGAAGAATATAATAAGGAAATAGATGAAGCTGTTGCCCGTGTCAAATCCGGGGCTTTTGATACACAGGAAGAAGTAGAAAAGATGGCAAAGGAATGGTGATGAAAAAGCGGGAGATCAAATGGGATAAGCAATCCTGTATTTTAGTGAAGCAATCCGCTCTATCCGCCGGGATTCTGTACAAAATGCAACCAAGGTAAAAAGAGAAATACTTCAAAAGATCAGTGAATTGTCTGTACGGCCTGAAATACACGCCCCGGATAAATATAAAAACAATAATATGGGAAACTACCGCGCTTTTGAACTACGCCATTATCGCATAGCATACCTGATAATGGAAGATGTGATAATTATTGCAAGGATAAGACATACCAGCCAGAACCCCCGAGAATATTAGCATAATACCGGAATGATTACTGTATCTGTTTATATTAGACCTTTTGTTCTGATAGTTCCAGAAACCTAAGAAATATCGGAAAGGATCTTTAAAAATAGCGCCAGGCCCTTGCGTTTTTCCTCATCAAGCGTATAGCTCAGATCCTGCGAGTAATATTTTTTAAGATCATAGATCCCTTCCGGAATTTTTGCGATCACCTCATCCAGGTGGGCGAGTCCGTAGGCATTGGCTTTATCAAATTCAGTAATAAAAGCATCCGGCAGCTTCCGGGTACTTACCCATGCCGCAAATACAAACGGTAGCCCGGTAGCCTGCTTCCATTCACCGGCAAGATCATAAATATATTCGAACCGCGGCCGTTGCTGCAGGGCACGATCGCCGATCACCAGACCGGCGGTAGTACCCTTTATCTCTTCAAGATAAGATTCATTGCGTGCATCCACGATTTCGGGTGTTATCTTCCAGTGGTTCTTAATGAGCCACCGGCACAGGGCCACTGAAGACCGGCTTTGATAATCGAGGTAGATCTTCTCCACTTTTTCCAGGGGAACCTGGCTGAATACACAAACCGAAGCCACATCGCCGATAGCTCCGATGCAATAATTGCCATTAATAGAATAGTGCGACAGTTTCTGTGTGATGGCTACAGGGACCAGTCCCACATCGATCTGCCCGTTAATCAACAACTCCGCCAGTTTCGCGGGTACATCTTCAATAAGCTCAATTTTTTCAGTTATCGGAGGGAATTGTAAACCGTATAAAAGAGGTCTTGTATTCAGGTAATTAATTATTCCGACTCTTATCTTTTCTTCCACGCTGAATCCTTTATTTTTGTGCAAATTTAGTTTGTTTAGGGTTTAAACTTCAACAATAAACCTTAAACCTTGAACTTTAAACTTTAAGTATGTCTTTAACAGCAATTTCGCCGGTGGACGGCCGTTATCATAAACAAGTGCAGCAGTTGCAGGAATATTACAGTGAGTATGCCCTTATTAAATACCGTGTGATCGTGGAGATCGAATATCTTTTTTTTCTGGCGGAAAAAAAGTTCCTGAAATTATCAGCCTCCGCTAAAAAGCACCTGCGATCCGTGATCGAAAATTTCGGGACAGATGAGGCAAAGGCCATAAAAGAGATCGAAAGAACCACCAACCATGATGTAAAGGCAGTGGAATATTTCCTGAAAGCAGAACTGGACAAGACCGATGCACGGGAGGCAAAAGAGTGGATCCATTTTGGTCTGACCTCACAGGATGTAAACAATACCGCGATTCCGATGCTGTGGAAAAGCAGCCTGGAGCAGGAGCTGGTGCCGGCATATGCAAACCTTCAGCTGCAGCTGCGGGAACTGGCAAAACAGTGGAAGGATATTTCCATGTTGGCCAAGACCCACGGGCAGCCGGCATCTCCCACTAAATTGGGTAAGGAGTTTATGGTTTTTGTGGAACGCCTCGATCACCAGGTACAGCTGTTTTCCTATATTCCTTTTGCCGCTAAGTTTGGTGGTGCTACCGGTAACTTCAATGCGCATCATGTGGCTTATCCGAAAACTGACTGGGTGAAGTTCGGGAACGAATTCGTGGATGAAGTGCTGGGACTGCAGCGGATGCAGTATACCACCCAGATCGAGCACTATGATAACCTGGCTGCTCATTTTGATGCGATCAAACGCCTGAACACCATTCTGCTGGATCTTTGCCGTGATATCTGGACCTATATCAGTATGGATTATTTTAAGCAGCGTACCAAAGCCGGCGAGGTTGGTTCATCGGCGATGCCCCATAAAGTGAACCCGATCGACTTTGAAAATGCGGAAGGGAACCTGGGTATTGCAAATGCACTGCTGGAGCACCTTTCTGCCAAATTGCCGGTGAGCCGTCTGCAGCGCGACCTTACCGACAGTACGGTGCTGCGCAATATCGGCGTACCCGTGGCCCACACTATCATCGCCATAAAGAGCATTGAGAAAGGACTGGGCAAACTGGTGCTCAATGAAGCTAAACTGAAACAGGATCTGGAAGACAACTGGGCGGTGGTGGCGGAAGCCATCCAGACCATCCTCCGCCGGGAAAAGTATCCGAACCCTTATGAGGCTCTGAAAGCGCTTACAAGAGGCAAGGAAGGCATTACAAAGAATGCGATCCATGAATTCATAAAGGGATTAAAAATATCGGCCGGTCTTAAAAAAGAGCTTCGCCAGATCACTCCGCATAATTATACGGGGATCGTGGCAAAGTATTAAAATAAAGGTTACTATTCTTCAGAATGAAAAAATAGGCACCAAGGAGGTCATTCTGTCTGAAAGGCTCCGCCCAAGATAACGACTTCTCCGGCCAGCCTGCCCGCGGCACGCTGTTGTTTCCGTTGCTGTTTTTGGATCTGTTTTAATTTTCTTTTTGTTGTCTTTTTTTGTTCTGTTATAACCAATCCGCCCACGAATCCTTCAAGGCATTGCTCCTGGTTCTGAGGCGGGATGGGTTCGGAGAGTACAATTGAATCTTTTTTCAAAGTTATTTTTCCCTCCAATTTGGTACCGGTGATAACCGCAACCTGCGATGAATCTTTTTCGCCGATCTGCGCATTTCCGGTGTATGATAACGCAAAGAACAATACAAAAACAGCAGCGATTTTTTTCATTAAGGACCATTCCGAATGGGCTATATGTGTTGCCGCGCGATAAATGTCGGTATCATATTCTTTTGCCAGTTGCGCTTCGGTAAGCCTCCCGCATATTTTTTGTGACTGATGCCGAATGAGATAGGCAGCTATGTCATCGGTTGTCATATGGGTGAAATCAACCACGGTTTTGCAACAACTGCTGCAGTAACGGCCTTTTTCCTGGGGTACCATGGTGTCCCAGTTTTCGTGGCAGGGAACGGGTATTTGTATTTTCATAACTGCTGTTTGAATAAAGATGCAGTT is from Niabella beijingensis and encodes:
- a CDS encoding glycosyl hydrolase → MLRKLFLSGLVLLIAGSGIAQQTAALAFKEPPLVYRPGCYYYWISDNISEEGIKKDIQAMAAAGIGRAFVGNVGFPESELSLKQGSARLFSDGWWNATLAAVKAGAEHGVDIGFFNSPGWSQSGGPWIKEQQSMRYLDAQELLVEGPGTVTKSFSPVPLFQQVAVMAFPQPAYEGQELSKVLKSVTVNIDSVEIRRAFDGDTATVAGFPDKVEQPVHIDISGDKVFTARSLILCGQGSAFAADITLQVRTAAGYRTVKSFSYNRTNPALNVGFRPWAPVVITFPEQQAKDYRIVLDHIRGKAGFSEIRLTGAAAMERIEEKQLAKMFQTPLPLWNEYQWASQAPVTDAAARIAPSKVIDLTAMTSPSGKLSWKVPPGKWVIVRFGMVPTGVTNAPATPEGRGYDVDKMSRTAIAEHFNAFIGKIRSRIPQKDQKAFKYVVADSYETGSQNWTDDFAASFRKKYGYDPLKWLPVLTGRVVGSREQSDRFLWDMRRLVADKVAYDYVGGLRDACHGQGLSLWLENYGHWGFPSEFLMYGGQSDEVGGEFWAEGDLGGIECRAASSAAHIYGKTSVSGESFTAAGQPYARYPALLKRRGDWSFTEGINNTIFHVYIQQPDERLPGINAWFGTEFNRHNTWFGQGQAFIKYIHRCNYMLQQGKPVNDVAYFIGEDAPKMTGITDPKLPDGFQFDYINAEVIEQRLSVKDGKLVLPDGMSYRMLVLPHLETMRPELLQKITELVKAGAVVLGPRPLRSPSLQNFPAADQRVQALAAALWANADGVHRKVAAFGKGKIMNGLTMEEALGQIRTAPDFVSGRPGQIAYTHRSLADKELYFISNQTDTLVDFAPLFRDGKGQPYFYDAVTGRKLKLTDHTQQPGGIKIPLRLDRFQSGFVVFHKNETLPPATGENFPRPYETIPVKSSWVVSFDTAGRGPVEPVVFEQLQDWSMHPDDRIRNYSGTAVYKTSFQLKPLAGKKVFLNLNKVVAMARVRLNGKDLGTVWTAPYTVDATEAVITGENKLEIEVVNTWVNRMIGDSKLPEAERRTWSNVNTFKPESSYMSSGLLGPVQLELVR
- a CDS encoding type II toxin-antitoxin system RelE/ParE family toxin, with translation MRRDSVQNATKVKREILQKISELSVRPEIHAPDKYKNNNMGNYRAFELRHYRIAYLIMEDVIIIARIRHTSQNPREY
- a CDS encoding menaquinone biosynthetic enzyme MqnA/MqnD family protein, with protein sequence MHKNKGFSVEEKIRVGIINYLNTRPLLYGLQFPPITEKIELIEDVPAKLAELLINGQIDVGLVPVAITQKLSHYSINGNYCIGAIGDVASVCVFSQVPLEKVEKIYLDYQSRSSVALCRWLIKNHWKITPEIVDARNESYLEEIKGTTAGLVIGDRALQQRPRFEYIYDLAGEWKQATGLPFVFAAWVSTRKLPDAFITEFDKANAYGLAHLDEVIAKIPEGIYDLKKYYSQDLSYTLDEEKRKGLALFLKILSDIS
- the purB gene encoding adenylosuccinate lyase, whose protein sequence is MSLTAISPVDGRYHKQVQQLQEYYSEYALIKYRVIVEIEYLFFLAEKKFLKLSASAKKHLRSVIENFGTDEAKAIKEIERTTNHDVKAVEYFLKAELDKTDAREAKEWIHFGLTSQDVNNTAIPMLWKSSLEQELVPAYANLQLQLRELAKQWKDISMLAKTHGQPASPTKLGKEFMVFVERLDHQVQLFSYIPFAAKFGGATGNFNAHHVAYPKTDWVKFGNEFVDEVLGLQRMQYTTQIEHYDNLAAHFDAIKRLNTILLDLCRDIWTYISMDYFKQRTKAGEVGSSAMPHKVNPIDFENAEGNLGIANALLEHLSAKLPVSRLQRDLTDSTVLRNIGVPVAHTIIAIKSIEKGLGKLVLNEAKLKQDLEDNWAVVAEAIQTILRREKYPNPYEALKALTRGKEGITKNAIHEFIKGLKISAGLKKELRQITPHNYTGIVAKY